One window of Phoenix dactylifera cultivar Barhee BC4 chromosome 5, palm_55x_up_171113_PBpolish2nd_filt_p, whole genome shotgun sequence genomic DNA carries:
- the LOC103703941 gene encoding probable E3 ubiquitin-protein ligase XBOS34, with protein sequence MGARQSKDELLYQQVNYGNIEGIRALRNQGAGLEWIDKEGKTPLILACMRHDLLHVAKALIEMGANVNAYRPGSHAGTPLHHAAKKGLEQTVHLLLSHGANPFIMNDDCHSALDLAREKGHCNVVRAIESRICLFSGWLREHYGPGFLEAFARQLMSRKIWAVVLPCDSRNPTRPLKFELAIYPDLQVAKPRIVISLWKTHIEEPKFNQPDPSVVVVDKATRTRYKFLSANEGDKQQLQWFYNACRGIPQMNNNIPVTPVGGPMPPPSQISSYASAALTGTHTSNQEDVELAMAINASIQSAIAEGVPDVQTVTQTSNTNGWGSASDSSTHNGWGSPDAAAPSKMNAQAHLNEPNTSAYNGWAAPEVSPSNGASQPTTSQPDTPIIVPSNETPPTVLVPSAPPIVEEIFYDGPIHYPSIDASPVDISMPTVEIKPATNEVKEDRASTSSFSKPGNSEVKEGNDSTSGFCVICLDAPAEGACIPCGHMAGCMPCLKEIKTKNWGCPVCRAKIDQVIKLYAV encoded by the exons ATGGGAGCGCGGCAATCCAAGGATGAGCTGCTCTACCAGCAGGTCAATTATGGCAACATTGAAGGGATCAGGGCTCTTCGCAACCAAGGTGCCGGATTGGAG TGGATAGACAAAGAAGGGAAGACCCCGTTGATCCTTGCATGCATGAGGCATGATCTCTTGCATGTTGCAAAAGCGCTAATCGAGATGGGTGCCAATGTGAATGCTTATCGGCCTG GGTCTCATGCAGGAACACCACTGCATCATGCTGCAAAAAAAGGCCTCGAGCAAACTGTTCATTTACTTCTCTCTCATGGAG CAAATCCTTTCATCATGAATGATGATTGTCACAGTGCACTTGATTTGGCTAGAGAGAAGGGGCACTGCAATGTTGTCCGTGCCATTGAG AGTCGAATATGCCTTTTCTCTGGCTGGCTGCGGGAGCATTATGGGCCGGGCTTTTTGGAAGCATTTGCTCGACAGCTGATGTCAAGAAAAAT TTGGGCTGTGGTTTTACCTTGCGATTCCCGTAATCCGACAAGGCCTCTGAAGTTTGAGTTAGCTATATATCCTGACCTGCAG GTTGCGAAGCCACGCATTGTTATTTCACTTTGGAAAACTCATATCGAAGAACCAAAGTTTAACCAGCCAGATCCTTCTGTGGTTGTTGTTGACAAGGCCACTA GAACACGGTACAAGTTTTTATCAGCAAATGAAGGTGACAAGCAACAACTACAGTGGTTCTATAATGCATGCCGAGGAATTCCTCAG aTGAATAATAACATTCCAGTAACACCAGTAGGTGGACCCATGCCGCCCCCATCACAAATAAGCTCATATGCATCAGCAGCATTAACAGGCACACATACATCGAACCAGGAAGATGTAGAGTTAGCCATGGCCATTAATGCCTCTATTCAGTCAGCTATAGCAGAGGGAGTGCCTGATGTCCAAACAGTTACTCAGACCAGCAACACTAATGGCTGGGGGAGTGCATCTGATAGTTCTACTCACAATGGCTGGGGTTCACCAGATGCTGCTGCACCTTCAAAAATGAATGCCCAAGCACATCTGAACGAGCCAAATACCAGTGCATACAATGGATGGGCTGCTCCTGAAGTTAGTCCAAGTAATGGTGCATCACAGCCTACTACCAGCCAACCTGACACTCCAATTATTGTTCCATCCAATGAGACACCTCCCACAGTTTTGGTTCCTTCTGCTCCACCAATTGTTGAGGAGATATTTTAtgatggacccattcactatcCGTCGATAGATGCCAGTCCTGTTGATATAAGCATGCCAACTGTAGAGATAAAACCTGCAACTAACGAAGTTAAAGAAGATCGTGCAAGTACTTCAAGCTTTTCCAAACCTGGGAACAGTGAAGTTAAAGAAGGCAATGATAGTACTTCTGGGTTTTGTGTTATCTGTTTGGATGCCCCAGCGGAGGGGGCATGCATTCCGTGCGGCCACATGGCTGGATGTATGCCATgcttgaaggagatcaaaacgAAGAATTGGGGATGCCCTGTTTGCCGTGCCAAAATAGATCAGGTCATAAAGCTCTATGCCGTTTGA